From a single Rhodothermales bacterium genomic region:
- a CDS encoding sugar kinase, translating into MKVVSFGEIMLRLTTPGFTRFVQSDRFEVVYGGGEANVSAALAGFGLESFYVTKLPKHEIGQAAVNHLRRFGVKDDYIVRGGERIGLYYLETGASQRSSKVIYDRAHSAVSEMDAAEVDWGRVFEGARWFHWTGITPALGVKAQESLVVACKAARAAGATVSCDLNFRAKLWTPAEAQAVMVPLMAYVDVCIANEEDAELSLGLKAGHTDVEAGAIDEAGYERVAKTLKSTYGFKTVAITLRESHSASRNGWSALMLDDRDCQTPQRSKRYDIQIVDRVGGGDSFASGLIYGLLTEKDTRQALEFAVAASCLKQTIPGDFNLVSIDEVRKLAKGSGSGRVER; encoded by the coding sequence ATGAAAGTTGTTTCGTTCGGAGAGATCATGCTCCGCCTCACTACCCCGGGATTCACACGATTTGTCCAGAGTGATCGCTTCGAGGTCGTGTACGGTGGGGGAGAAGCCAACGTGTCCGCGGCGCTGGCCGGCTTCGGACTCGAAAGCTTCTACGTCACCAAACTGCCGAAACACGAGATCGGACAGGCGGCGGTCAATCACCTGCGCCGGTTCGGGGTGAAGGACGATTATATCGTCCGCGGCGGCGAGCGGATCGGGCTTTATTACCTGGAGACCGGCGCAAGCCAGCGGTCATCAAAAGTCATTTACGACCGGGCCCACTCCGCGGTGAGCGAGATGGACGCGGCCGAAGTGGACTGGGGGCGCGTGTTCGAGGGCGCGCGTTGGTTTCACTGGACGGGCATCACGCCGGCGCTGGGTGTGAAGGCTCAGGAGAGCCTCGTGGTGGCCTGTAAGGCGGCGCGGGCGGCCGGCGCCACGGTCAGTTGCGACCTGAACTTCCGCGCCAAGTTGTGGACACCCGCCGAGGCGCAAGCCGTGATGGTGCCGCTTATGGCATACGTTGACGTGTGCATAGCCAATGAGGAAGATGCGGAGCTGAGCCTGGGGCTCAAGGCCGGCCATACGGACGTCGAGGCCGGCGCGATCGACGAGGCCGGCTACGAACGGGTGGCGAAGACCCTGAAGTCGACGTACGGCTTTAAAACGGTCGCGATCACCCTCCGCGAGAGCCACTCCGCGTCCCGCAACGGCTGGAGTGCCCTTATGCTCGATGATCGGGATTGTCAGACCCCCCAGCGCTCGAAACGATACGACATCCAGATCGTCGACCGCGTCGGGGGGGGCGACAGCTTCGCCAGTGGGTTGATCTACGGACTGCTCACCGAAAAAGACACCCGCCAGGCGCTCGAATTCGCCGTCGCCGCGTCGTGCCTCAAGCAAACCATCCCCGGCGACTTCAACCTCGTCAGCATCGATGAAGTCCGCAAACTCGCGAAAGGCTCCGGCTCCGGGCGG
- the eda gene encoding bifunctional 4-hydroxy-2-oxoglutarate aldolase/2-dehydro-3-deoxy-phosphogluconate aldolase yields MSRSSIVQRIVADGAVAVIRADNPDKLKHIIDALRKGGMSAIEVTMTVPRALEIIEATARSLGDEIVLGVGSVLDAMTARMAINAGARYVVCPVFKPEIVETAHRYDLPVMPGCFTPTEILAAHEAGADVVKVFPADILGMPFFKAVKAPMPHLQMMPTGGVTLTNAGDWLKAGACAVGIGSALLDSKAIAEGRYSVLTENARILLDTIAASRSATSD; encoded by the coding sequence ATGTCGAGATCTTCAATTGTTCAACGCATCGTCGCCGACGGCGCCGTCGCCGTCATCCGGGCCGATAATCCGGACAAGCTGAAACACATCATCGACGCCCTGCGCAAAGGCGGCATGTCCGCCATCGAGGTCACGATGACCGTGCCGCGTGCGCTCGAAATCATCGAAGCCACGGCCCGCAGTCTGGGGGACGAGATCGTGCTGGGTGTCGGCTCCGTGCTGGATGCCATGACGGCGAGGATGGCGATCAACGCCGGCGCCCGATACGTCGTCTGCCCCGTGTTTAAGCCGGAGATCGTCGAGACGGCCCATCGCTACGACCTGCCGGTCATGCCGGGCTGTTTCACCCCCACCGAGATCCTCGCCGCGCACGAGGCCGGCGCCGATGTCGTCAAGGTGTTTCCGGCGGATATCCTCGGGATGCCCTTTTTTAAGGCCGTCAAGGCCCCGATGCCGCACCTCCAGATGATGCCAACGGGTGGTGTGACGCTGACCAATGCCGGCGACTGGCTCAAGGCCGGCGCCTGCGCCGTCGGAATCGGCAGCGCCCTCCTGGACAGCAAAGCTATCGCCGAGGGCCGGTATTCGGTACTCACCGAAAACGCCCGTATCCTGCTGGACACCATCGCGGCGAGCCGATCAGCGACTAGCGATTAG